The Dendrosporobacter quercicolus genome window below encodes:
- a CDS encoding metallophosphoesterase gives MHGPTKLSILISFVIIIAISWIVYRLLKKCFSGYDTLFFRRFYWLTSATVAIGLTIIRTVQPGLISAEFFRIAFSWLMGQIIVLLLSPVFYSAYRLAAAGTGKTSAASDTMLSRRRFLRAAGSMVPLAALGISTYGVYSGGSHIAVQRHQLFLPQLPAYLDKLKIAQLSDTHIGLFFSVAKLEETLAAVRREQPDMLVITGDFLDDLSLLEPAMHQLSKLAGELKHGIYFSWGNHEYFRDINKIRQAFKATPVTVLANGSHLIIDAKQPFYILGVDYPWAERGLDQIAKRKAMFEQAIKDVPENAFKILLSHHPDFIDNAFSAGIPLTLTGHTHGGQIALFGQSLLPVTYQYMRGLYQHHNSYGYVSTGAGSWFPFRLGCPAEFAVFTLHCG, from the coding sequence GTGCACGGTCCCACGAAGTTATCAATCTTGATTAGTTTTGTTATAATTATTGCCATCAGTTGGATTGTCTACCGCCTGCTGAAAAAATGTTTTTCCGGATACGATACTTTGTTTTTCAGGCGGTTTTACTGGCTTACCAGCGCAACCGTGGCCATTGGTCTGACGATTATCAGAACAGTACAGCCGGGATTGATTTCGGCGGAGTTTTTTCGGATTGCATTCAGCTGGCTGATGGGACAAATAATAGTATTGCTGCTCTCGCCGGTGTTTTATTCGGCTTATCGCCTGGCAGCCGCCGGTACCGGAAAAACATCGGCAGCTTCGGATACAATGCTGTCCCGGCGGCGTTTTTTACGTGCCGCAGGCAGTATGGTGCCGCTTGCTGCGCTGGGAATCAGTACATACGGCGTTTATTCCGGCGGCTCGCACATTGCGGTTCAGCGCCATCAGCTTTTTTTGCCGCAGCTACCGGCATATTTAGATAAGTTGAAAATTGCTCAACTTAGTGATACGCATATTGGTTTATTTTTTTCGGTGGCTAAATTAGAGGAAACCTTAGCTGCCGTCAGGCGGGAGCAGCCCGATATGCTGGTAATCACTGGAGATTTTCTGGATGATTTAAGCTTACTGGAGCCGGCCATGCATCAATTGAGCAAGCTGGCAGGCGAACTTAAACACGGCATATATTTTAGCTGGGGCAACCATGAGTATTTTCGTGATATTAATAAAATTCGCCAAGCATTCAAAGCTACACCGGTAACAGTGCTTGCGAACGGCAGCCACCTGATTATCGACGCTAAACAGCCTTTTTATATATTGGGTGTTGACTACCCCTGGGCTGAGCGGGGACTGGATCAGATTGCGAAACGGAAGGCAATGTTTGAACAGGCAATAAAAGATGTACCGGAAAATGCATTTAAAATATTGCTCAGCCATCATCCCGATTTTATCGATAATGCGTTCTCAGCCGGAATTCCGCTGACGTTAACCGGGCATACCCATGGCGGGCAGATTGCGCTATTCGGGCAGTCCTTGCTGCCGGTAACGTATCAATACATGCGTGGTTTATATCAACATCATAATTCATACGGGTATGTAAGTACCGGCGCAGGAAGCTGGTTTCCCTTCCGTCTTGGCTGTCCGGCCGAATTCGCTGTATTTACCCTGCATTGCGGCTAA
- a CDS encoding alpha/beta hydrolase, with protein MNRLLSTVIDRYALYDLHRKKSIVSQFITNHTQAYPSKGEHKKFYNQPNLPNVEMNEADSGFFKFKSEINNGKSNQFATVEFYLNNPKAGKNVVLVHGWRQGNQRIKDIYLNALTSKGYNIYLFTLPHHRNRQENLSSYNGEFFISANVERTITSMQQAVSDLRALILWLKSQSTAKVIVIGISLGGLIASLTATAEKSMDGMITVFSPNSLSYATWYSIPGKKIRQDLEQNGYIYDKLKIDWELFDTSNFELAIPKEKVLLFSALYDKYIDLQDATKLWEKWNRPQRLLYRCGHTGLVFCKQNIARDTIAYIENL; from the coding sequence ATGAACCGGCTATTATCTACTGTAATTGATCGTTATGCTTTGTATGATCTTCATAGGAAAAAAAGTATTGTTAGTCAATTTATAACGAATCATACGCAAGCTTATCCATCAAAGGGCGAACACAAAAAATTTTATAATCAGCCTAACTTACCTAATGTTGAAATGAACGAGGCTGATTCCGGCTTCTTCAAATTCAAAAGTGAAATTAATAATGGAAAAAGCAATCAATTTGCTACCGTTGAGTTCTACTTAAATAACCCTAAAGCTGGCAAGAATGTTGTGTTAGTTCACGGCTGGCGGCAAGGTAACCAAAGAATCAAGGACATTTATTTAAATGCGCTGACGAGCAAGGGGTATAATATCTATTTATTTACGTTACCTCATCACAGAAATCGGCAGGAGAACTTATCCAGCTATAACGGTGAATTTTTCATAAGCGCAAATGTAGAGAGAACTATAACTTCGATGCAACAGGCGGTTAGTGATTTACGGGCCTTGATCCTTTGGCTGAAGTCCCAAAGCACCGCTAAGGTAATCGTAATTGGAATAAGCCTAGGGGGTCTTATTGCTAGCCTTACCGCAACTGCCGAAAAAAGCATGGATGGGATGATTACAGTATTTTCACCTAATAGTCTCTCTTATGCAACTTGGTATAGTATACCGGGGAAGAAAATACGTCAGGATTTAGAGCAGAATGGGTACATATACGACAAATTGAAGATTGATTGGGAATTATTTGATACCAGCAACTTTGAATTGGCCATTCCAAAAGAAAAAGTGCTGTTGTTTTCAGCACTTTACGATAAATATATTGACCTTCAAGACGCAACTAAACTATGGGAAAAGTGGAATCGACCGCAGCGGTTGCTTTATCGCTGTGGCCATACGGGACTAGTTTTTTGTAAACAAAATATTGCTAGAGATACCATAGCTTATATTGAAAATCTATGA
- a CDS encoding methyl-accepting chemotaxis protein, whose protein sequence is MKLRLKLILVFSFLSVCILLFATITGYLFAKKQLISGMQNEMQSELLAHSNKLEGWLLSKGKMLEMTAGLLQNTDEAQIQPSLLSGYKVADQEISDLYLGYTDGKMIDGSGWQPPADYDPRTRGWYKTAFESKKLTFGAPYLDFVTQKMAVPVSIPLQNTSGQLRGIIGADVLLQTLVDNVKSITLQGNGYAFLLDSQGTILAHPNDAFLSKHFSEVQELQSSSDLMQKILASEQGLEQYSEQGKTMLMVHRKLPVSGWVLSLHIPEEIIYQPLRQLQLLFAGIIAVSILVVVALTYLLAQRLVKPIEAVAGQVRLVADGDLTVEAPVTGKDEIAQLAAGFNAMVDGLRSMILHVQDNSRQLAASSEELTASANQSADAANQVAGSITEVALGAEKQADSANQIMTIAQSMAEQVEQISRTAGHVAAAAGETAQAAGQGRQVVNEAVAQMSKIGQNTTAIQSTIAELNQSSREIGEIIVLISALAGQTNLLALNAAIEAARAGEQGRGFAVVAEEVRKLAEQSNEAAQQVGVLIAKNATNLDQVVAVTQAGASGIQSGVNLVSQTGETFKQIVDAVLKLSAEIRAISESIRTIAGGNQTLITAIQDIDKTSKQTAAESQTVSAATEEQSASMQQIASASQSLAVLAGDLQAAVSKFQL, encoded by the coding sequence ATGAAATTAAGGTTAAAGTTAATCCTTGTATTTTCGTTCTTATCCGTATGCATTCTTCTGTTTGCCACAATCACAGGTTATTTATTTGCTAAAAAACAATTGATCTCCGGAATGCAGAACGAAATGCAGTCAGAGCTGCTGGCCCACAGCAATAAACTGGAGGGCTGGCTGCTAAGCAAAGGGAAAATGCTCGAGATGACTGCCGGGCTCCTGCAAAATACTGACGAAGCGCAAATTCAGCCGTCACTGCTGTCAGGGTACAAAGTTGCTGACCAGGAAATCTCCGACCTTTATCTGGGTTATACTGATGGAAAAATGATTGATGGCAGCGGATGGCAGCCGCCGGCCGATTATGATCCACGGACCCGTGGCTGGTATAAAACAGCCTTTGAAAGCAAAAAATTAACGTTTGGTGCCCCTTACCTGGATTTTGTTACGCAAAAAATGGCTGTGCCTGTTTCCATCCCTTTACAAAACACTTCCGGCCAGTTGCGGGGAATTATTGGTGCCGATGTGCTGTTGCAAACGCTGGTGGATAATGTAAAAAGCATTACTCTCCAGGGAAATGGCTATGCATTTTTGCTGGACAGCCAAGGAACCATTCTGGCTCATCCCAATGATGCCTTTTTGTCCAAACACTTTTCCGAAGTGCAGGAGTTACAGTCATCTAGCGATCTGATGCAAAAAATTCTGGCCTCCGAGCAAGGACTTGAACAGTATTCCGAACAGGGAAAAACCATGCTGATGGTACACCGGAAGCTGCCGGTCAGCGGCTGGGTACTAAGCCTGCATATTCCTGAGGAAATTATTTATCAGCCGCTGCGCCAGCTGCAGCTGTTATTTGCCGGCATTATTGCAGTATCCATTCTGGTGGTCGTAGCTCTGACCTACCTGCTTGCCCAACGTCTGGTCAAACCGATTGAAGCGGTAGCTGGTCAGGTCAGGTTAGTAGCTGATGGAGATTTGACCGTAGAAGCCCCTGTAACCGGGAAAGATGAAATCGCTCAACTTGCCGCCGGGTTTAATGCTATGGTAGACGGCTTGCGGAGCATGATCCTGCATGTACAGGACAATTCGCGACAACTGGCCGCTTCCAGTGAAGAACTGACGGCAAGCGCCAACCAGTCGGCCGACGCCGCCAATCAGGTTGCCGGCTCAATTACCGAGGTTGCGCTCGGAGCGGAAAAACAGGCAGATTCAGCCAATCAAATCATGACCATTGCACAGTCAATGGCCGAACAAGTCGAGCAAATTTCCCGGACGGCAGGTCATGTTGCGGCGGCAGCCGGAGAAACAGCCCAGGCAGCCGGTCAGGGACGACAGGTGGTGAATGAGGCAGTTGCGCAAATGAGTAAAATCGGGCAAAATACCACCGCCATTCAGTCCACAATTGCCGAACTGAATCAAAGCTCCCGGGAAATCGGTGAAATCATCGTTCTCATCTCCGCCCTTGCCGGCCAGACCAACCTGTTGGCACTGAACGCCGCGATTGAGGCGGCGCGGGCCGGCGAACAGGGACGCGGCTTTGCCGTCGTGGCCGAAGAAGTGCGCAAACTAGCCGAACAGTCAAACGAGGCTGCCCAGCAAGTCGGTGTGCTAATTGCTAAAAATGCCACCAACCTGGACCAGGTGGTTGCTGTCACCCAGGCCGGTGCCAGCGGTATCCAAAGCGGCGTCAATCTGGTTAGTCAAACCGGTGAAACCTTCAAACAAATTGTTGACGCCGTTTTAAAGCTTTCAGCCGAAATCAGGGCGATCTCCGAATCGATTCGGACAATTGCCGGCGGCAACCAAACCCTGATCACAGCAATCCAGGATATTGACAAAACCAGCAAACAAACAGCCGCCGAATCACAAACCGTGTCTGCCGCCACCGAAGAACAGTCCGCCTCCATGCAGCAAATCGCCTCCGCCAGCCAAAGCCTGGCCGTACTGGCCGGCGACCTGCAGGCCGCTGTATCCAAGTTTCAGCTCTAA
- a CDS encoding tetratricopeptide repeat protein, with product MANLGYSYQKNGNYAKAGEAFASAARLHPKNVDNYYELAYSNAETENYLQAINAISKAIELKPKVAFNYQERAYSHIKLKNAEAALADTNQAIALDPNKAIFYAGRGNAFALMEKYPEAIKDFEKCLELQGKPLDSQFNLGQVYELTGNQEKALFYYSIIAKIPNLPEPVNVKVQARMMGDWENYKEWI from the coding sequence CTGGCTAATCTCGGGTATTCCTATCAAAAAAACGGCAATTACGCAAAAGCCGGCGAAGCCTTTGCAAGTGCCGCCAGACTTCATCCCAAAAACGTTGATAACTATTATGAATTGGCCTATAGCAATGCTGAAACTGAAAATTATTTACAAGCAATCAACGCCATATCAAAAGCCATAGAATTAAAACCTAAGGTGGCCTTTAATTACCAGGAGCGTGCTTATTCGCATATTAAACTAAAAAATGCCGAAGCTGCTTTGGCTGATACGAATCAAGCCATCGCTTTGGATCCGAACAAAGCAATTTTTTATGCTGGCCGCGGAAATGCCTTTGCCTTAATGGAAAAATATCCTGAGGCAATCAAAGACTTCGAGAAATGCCTTGAACTTCAAGGAAAACCACTTGATTCCCAGTTTAACCTTGGACAAGTATACGAATTGACAGGAAATCAGGAAAAAGCGTTATTTTATTACTCCATCATTGCCAAAATCCCTAACTTGCCTGAGCCTGTCAATGTTAAGGTCCAAGCGCGCATGATGGGAGACTGGGAAAATTATAAGGAATGGATATAA
- a CDS encoding AAA family ATPase, whose amino-acid sequence MADYQLKTQVEQLLAGLGTVFAGQQAVIEEVLIAMVAQGHVLLEGPPGVGKTTLVNTMAALTACEFRRIQFTPDLMPSDIIGANVFNFQTSEFTLKRGPIFTHFLLADEINRTPPKTQAALLEAMGEKQVTIDGAAFKLEPPFLVFATQNPIEHEGTYPLPEAQVDRFLLKVLVPYPERSDEKVILDMMQNGRPAAAMLEQIKPVLDKEQFLQLKQQADAVTVEDGILNYILDIVHATRQNHHLAVGGSPRASLSLLICSKALAALQGRAFVTPDDIKRVSFPVLRHRIILKPEAEIEGLAADTVVRLILDGIEVPR is encoded by the coding sequence ATGGCTGATTATCAATTAAAAACACAGGTTGAACAATTGCTGGCCGGTCTGGGTACGGTGTTTGCCGGGCAACAGGCCGTGATTGAAGAAGTATTGATCGCAATGGTTGCCCAGGGGCATGTCTTGCTGGAAGGACCGCCCGGGGTAGGTAAGACAACCCTTGTTAACACTATGGCGGCCTTAACGGCATGCGAGTTTCGCAGGATTCAGTTTACTCCTGACTTAATGCCCTCTGATATTATCGGCGCCAATGTGTTTAATTTCCAGACAAGTGAATTTACCCTGAAACGAGGTCCCATCTTTACTCATTTCCTGCTGGCTGATGAAATCAACCGCACGCCGCCGAAAACCCAGGCGGCGTTGCTGGAAGCAATGGGAGAGAAACAGGTTACCATTGACGGGGCAGCGTTTAAGCTGGAGCCGCCATTTCTGGTGTTTGCCACGCAAAACCCGATTGAACACGAGGGGACCTATCCGTTGCCGGAAGCGCAGGTTGACCGCTTTTTGCTGAAGGTTTTGGTGCCCTATCCGGAGCGGAGTGATGAGAAAGTTATTTTAGACATGATGCAAAATGGCCGGCCGGCAGCTGCAATGCTGGAGCAGATAAAGCCGGTGCTGGATAAAGAGCAGTTTTTGCAGCTTAAGCAGCAGGCGGATGCAGTAACGGTAGAAGATGGTATTCTGAATTATATTCTGGATATTGTTCATGCAACCAGGCAGAATCACCATTTGGCGGTGGGCGGCAGTCCGAGGGCCTCGCTGTCTTTGCTTATTTGCAGCAAAGCTTTGGCTGCGTTGCAGGGGCGTGCTTTTGTCACGCCTGATGATATAAAACGGGTAAGTTTTCCTGTGTTGCGGCATCGGATTATATTAAAACCGGAAGCTGAAATTGAGGGACTTGCCGCCGACACGGTCGTTAGACTGATTCTTGATGGCATTGAGGTTCCTCGTTAA
- a CDS encoding DUF4879 domain-containing protein yields MKKIIAGLFLAVMFVFAGSAAVNGGPAPNLFKIQITHVGAEVSGWKTVAEAQKQTIYGQNFYLAAHFSGYADERSIKISSNGFLVKDGELVVVNKTPVGNPASGYIYEFKMPLEYSKGLIVIEAAGINGGRRSNSISGIIAEYRQ; encoded by the coding sequence TTGAAAAAAATTATTGCCGGATTGTTTTTGGCAGTTATGTTCGTTTTTGCCGGATCTGCTGCTGTTAACGGAGGACCGGCGCCCAATCTGTTCAAAATACAGATTACTCATGTTGGCGCAGAGGTAAGCGGCTGGAAAACTGTTGCTGAGGCCCAAAAGCAAACCATTTATGGGCAGAATTTTTACTTGGCCGCTCATTTCAGCGGTTATGCGGACGAGAGATCGATTAAGATTTCTTCCAACGGTTTTCTGGTTAAGGACGGCGAATTGGTTGTTGTAAATAAAACTCCGGTAGGTAATCCGGCGTCAGGATATATTTATGAGTTTAAAATGCCGTTAGAGTACAGCAAAGGCCTGATTGTAATTGAAGCAGCCGGAATCAACGGCGGACGGCGTTCCAACAGTATATCCGGCATTATTGCCGAATATCGTCAATGA
- a CDS encoding transposase: MDIGEMIPADDSVRLLSAVLERMNYSKLNAAYSRLGRIERAPKRLFKISVYGYMNGIYSSRKLEQACQRDVNFMYLLGREKAPDHATQAYLLTVPSLRPMPTATALSGKNQRKPMRKRCRPN, encoded by the coding sequence ATGGACATCGGAGAAATGATCCCGGCAGACGATTCGGTGAGACTACTCAGCGCGGTATTGGAGAGGATGAATTACAGCAAATTAAATGCCGCGTACTCCCGCCTGGGGAGAATCGAGAGAGCACCGAAACGTCTATTCAAAATCTCAGTATATGGTTACATGAACGGCATCTATTCCAGCCGTAAGCTCGAACAGGCCTGTCAACGGGATGTCAACTTCATGTATTTGTTGGGACGGGAAAAAGCGCCCGATCACGCGACTCAAGCGTATTTATTGACGGTACCAAGCTTGAGGCCAATGCCAACCGCTACAGCTTTGTCTGGAAAAAATCAACGCAAACCAATGAGGAAAAGATGCAGGCCAAACTGA
- a CDS encoding tRNA threonylcarbamoyladenosine dehydratase: MLHRFSRTELLIGPQSLAMLTQSKVAVFGIGGVGTYVVEGLARSGVGKFVLVDDDCICLTNINRQLHATSKTVGRPKVEVMRERIYDINPQAEVTVLQQFYMPDTADELLADDYDYIVDAIDTVTGKLDLVVKAKARHIPVISSMGAGNKLDPTRFEVTDIYQTSVCPLAKVMRKELRKRGVESLKVVYSREEPLKPVETAGSSCATGCICPSGTTRKCTVRNQIPGSIAFVPAVAGLIIAGEVVKDLIAGEKRQ; the protein is encoded by the coding sequence ATGTTACATCGGTTTTCTCGGACTGAATTATTAATTGGCCCGCAAAGCTTGGCGATGCTGACGCAAAGTAAAGTGGCTGTATTTGGAATTGGCGGGGTCGGCACCTATGTTGTTGAAGGCCTGGCGCGTTCCGGTGTCGGAAAGTTTGTATTGGTGGATGATGATTGTATCTGCCTGACCAATATTAACCGGCAGCTGCATGCAACCTCGAAAACAGTAGGCAGACCAAAAGTTGAGGTTATGCGCGAACGGATTTATGATATTAATCCGCAGGCGGAAGTAACGGTGTTACAGCAGTTTTATATGCCGGATACAGCCGATGAACTGCTTGCTGACGATTATGACTATATTGTGGATGCCATTGATACTGTAACCGGAAAACTTGATCTGGTTGTCAAAGCCAAAGCCAGGCATATTCCGGTGATCAGCAGTATGGGCGCAGGCAATAAGCTTGACCCAACCAGGTTTGAAGTGACCGATATTTATCAAACCTCCGTCTGCCCTTTGGCCAAAGTGATGCGAAAGGAATTGCGTAAACGCGGGGTTGAATCGCTTAAAGTTGTTTACTCCCGGGAGGAACCGCTAAAACCGGTGGAAACGGCCGGGTCAAGCTGCGCAACCGGTTGTATATGCCCGTCAGGAACTACCAGAAAATGCACTGTTCGCAATCAGATTCCGGGCAGTATTGCTTTTGTTCCGGCTGTGGCCGGTTTGATCATTGCCGGTGAAGTGGTAAAAGATTTAATTGCCGGGGAAAAACGGCAGTGA
- a CDS encoding DUF4129 domain-containing protein, whose product MIGDTMSNEHARAVLEQILATPEFAIHNLGKRISAFLLENMALGGKGVHADDILVIGGIVAMIAGLALLIYLLRSIVPFWRVMVKEAECETAPSELLIRPSSAALLKQADENTSRGEFRSALREIYLAALIELNNRSLIVYQAAKTNSEYLREIRLHAADAAANFHILATLFEHKWYGLESCSGEDVNQGKTLYAALAKGEENG is encoded by the coding sequence ATGATCGGTGATACGATGAGCAATGAGCATGCTCGAGCTGTGCTGGAACAGATTTTAGCCACTCCGGAATTTGCAATTCATAATCTTGGGAAGCGGATAAGCGCTTTTTTATTAGAAAATATGGCGTTAGGCGGTAAAGGAGTACATGCTGACGATATTTTGGTCATCGGCGGAATTGTTGCAATGATCGCCGGCTTGGCGCTGCTGATTTATTTGCTTCGCTCTATCGTGCCGTTTTGGCGGGTTATGGTTAAAGAGGCGGAGTGTGAGACCGCGCCAAGTGAATTATTGATTCGTCCTTCCTCTGCTGCGCTGTTAAAACAAGCTGATGAAAATACATCCCGGGGGGAGTTTAGAAGTGCTTTACGGGAGATCTATTTAGCGGCTCTGATTGAGCTGAATAACCGCAGTCTGATTGTTTACCAGGCGGCAAAAACCAATAGCGAGTATTTAAGGGAAATAAGGCTGCACGCGGCAGATGCGGCAGCCAATTTTCACATTCTGGCAACTTTATTCGAGCATAAGTGGTATGGGCTGGAAAGCTGCTCCGGAGAAGATGTTAACCAGGGTAAAACGTTATATGCGGCTTTGGCAAAGGGGGAGGAGAATGGCTAA
- a CDS encoding radical SAM protein: protein MYFDTAEGPVFRPPSEANSFILRVTIGCSHNRCTFCNMYRGVDFRIRTMEEIIQQINQAKQYQQHIRRIFLADGNALILPTDKLLEVLQRLTATFPRLQRVACYAGPQDILRKTPEDLEKLNHAGLTLVYYGMESGDDEVLKHVCKGVNGVQSVTAGQKIVAAGMKLSMMVILGLGGKAGSMRHAENTAQAVSAIRPNMLSALTLMMYRGSELRAEYERGEFELLSPVEIMSELYAIIDRIELPAGSHCIFRSNHVSNYTAFAGTLPQDKSKLLAAIKAAESKLAKLDHWDPYNNPDYF from the coding sequence ATGTATTTCGATACTGCTGAAGGTCCGGTTTTTCGTCCGCCCAGCGAGGCCAATAGTTTTATTCTTCGGGTTACGATCGGCTGTTCACATAATCGCTGTACTTTTTGTAATATGTACCGCGGTGTGGACTTTCGCATTAGAACAATGGAGGAAATCATTCAGCAAATTAATCAGGCGAAGCAATATCAACAGCATATCCGGCGAATATTTTTAGCTGACGGCAATGCTTTGATTCTGCCTACCGATAAGTTGCTGGAAGTTTTGCAGCGGCTTACCGCTACTTTTCCCCGGTTGCAGAGGGTAGCCTGTTATGCCGGGCCGCAGGATATTTTGCGTAAAACACCGGAGGATTTGGAAAAACTGAATCACGCCGGCTTAACATTAGTGTATTATGGCATGGAATCGGGGGACGATGAGGTTCTGAAGCATGTTTGCAAGGGGGTAAACGGTGTACAATCCGTTACCGCTGGTCAGAAGATTGTCGCAGCTGGAATGAAATTATCGATGATGGTCATTTTAGGACTTGGCGGTAAAGCCGGTTCGATGCGTCATGCGGAAAATACCGCTCAGGCGGTAAGCGCCATCAGACCAAATATGTTAAGCGCTTTAACTTTAATGATGTACCGGGGCAGTGAATTGCGGGCCGAGTATGAGCGCGGTGAATTTGAATTATTGTCGCCGGTTGAAATTATGAGCGAGCTTTACGCCATCATCGACAGGATTGAATTACCGGCAGGCAGCCACTGCATATTCAGAAGCAATCATGTGTCTAATTATACTGCTTTTGCAGGGACGTTGCCGCAGGATAAAAGCAAGCTGCTGGCGGCTATCAAAGCGGCGGAGTCGAAGCTGGCTAAATTGGATCATTGGGATCCATATAATAATCCCGATTATTTTTAA
- a CDS encoding DUF4350 domain-containing protein yields the protein MAKKTPTSRIYIAAGGALAVIIILCAMLPQADNVLYSTLSSGAKGTKAVFLLLEKEGQKVERAAGFVPPGNGLAILLEPAGRLSAEDRDRLLEWVTDGNTVLLAGEQPNLLYRHFGFWPEPALSRPSIASVSSSHQLLQGVGQLDLVEGTRVNDAAAADFQYGDDHGAYLGEVVYGKGRMVFLTVPGLLSNQQIGEQDNLILVLNIVRLYGGAGIWFCEGTGVKSGHAAQRALLGPLALTGGQFILGLLLLYYFWGKRFGRAISLTVKDKQLTGSYVSSLAVIYRQARARHLIFESIYQGFREDLARYLGMPSSSSNDELIGLFSSRANIDAQKLGDLLNNSEQILVRPDFTEDELLAIVREMESWREDNLSFKAKRGKDNG from the coding sequence ATGGCTAAGAAGACACCAACTTCCCGCATCTACATTGCCGCAGGCGGTGCACTGGCGGTTATCATTATCTTGTGTGCGATGCTCCCACAGGCGGACAATGTTCTTTACAGTACGTTAAGTTCAGGTGCAAAAGGTACGAAAGCAGTGTTTTTGCTGCTGGAGAAGGAAGGGCAAAAGGTAGAACGTGCCGCCGGGTTTGTTCCGCCAGGCAATGGGCTGGCAATTCTGCTGGAACCGGCCGGGCGGCTGTCCGCCGAAGACCGGGACAGGCTGCTTGAATGGGTGACTGACGGCAATACCGTTCTATTGGCCGGCGAGCAGCCGAATTTGCTCTATCGGCATTTTGGTTTTTGGCCGGAACCGGCTTTGAGCAGGCCGTCAATTGCTTCTGTTTCTTCATCACATCAACTGCTGCAGGGTGTAGGGCAGTTGGACCTTGTTGAAGGAACAAGAGTTAATGATGCGGCTGCAGCAGATTTTCAGTATGGAGATGATCACGGGGCTTATTTAGGTGAAGTTGTTTACGGCAAGGGACGGATGGTTTTTCTAACAGTACCCGGCTTGTTAAGTAATCAGCAGATTGGCGAACAGGATAATTTAATTTTGGTTTTGAATATTGTCCGTCTTTACGGCGGAGCGGGTATTTGGTTTTGTGAAGGTACCGGCGTCAAATCAGGCCATGCCGCGCAAAGGGCGTTGCTAGGGCCGCTGGCATTGACCGGGGGCCAATTTATACTGGGCCTGTTGTTATTGTACTATTTTTGGGGCAAACGCTTTGGCAGGGCGATTTCCTTGACGGTAAAGGATAAACAATTAACAGGCAGTTATGTAAGTTCACTTGCTGTTATTTATCGCCAGGCACGTGCCCGGCATTTAATTTTTGAAAGCATTTATCAAGGATTTAGAGAAGATTTGGCCCGGTATTTAGGGATGCCTTCCAGCAGTTCCAATGATGAGCTGATCGGCCTGTTTTCCAGTCGGGCGAATATTGATGCCCAAAAGTTGGGTGACTTGCTGAACAATAGTGAACAAATTCTGGTAAGGCCTGATTTTACGGAAGACGAATTGCTGGCCATCGTACGGGAGATGGAAAGCTGGCGTGAGGACAATCTTAGTTTTAAAGCAAAAAGGGGCAAAGACAATGGCTGA
- a CDS encoding DUF2889 domain-containing protein codes for MQTRFQSHFSTIVKANESNIWADSYYLSTQHEAAGHIRARTADFIIEAAGWNVYRSCGVNETGQASVSQLAGQEAYFNIGPALSNAFGEKENFQKELVAECVRGIIQAETYVYQARGFESPESYDREWKKFYANSCRYYSNLDRVSTEWHEHVGKQARKSFLFQRNKTVSISFDSGKLLITGSFSDSFHQLAVNVTLADGVIANCTGNLLRAPDNVCFESKTYLTEIIGLKMSELNKKAIAKALGGSQGCIHLIDIFSEMVRSFGFFTAIAGE; via the coding sequence ATGCAGACCCGATTTCAAAGTCATTTCTCGACAATCGTAAAGGCGAATGAAAGCAATATTTGGGCGGACAGCTACTATCTCTCAACGCAGCATGAGGCTGCCGGCCATATCCGGGCGAGAACCGCGGATTTTATTATCGAGGCAGCCGGCTGGAATGTTTATCGTTCCTGCGGGGTGAACGAAACGGGACAGGCGAGTGTAAGCCAGTTAGCCGGTCAGGAGGCTTATTTTAACATTGGTCCCGCTTTAAGCAATGCATTTGGGGAAAAGGAGAATTTTCAAAAAGAACTGGTCGCCGAGTGCGTTCGCGGCATCATTCAGGCTGAAACCTATGTATATCAAGCCCGCGGTTTCGAATCGCCTGAAAGCTATGACCGGGAATGGAAAAAATTTTACGCAAACTCCTGCCGCTATTACAGCAATTTAGACCGGGTGTCAACCGAATGGCATGAGCATGTCGGGAAGCAAGCCAGAAAGTCGTTTTTATTCCAGCGCAATAAAACAGTGAGTATCAGTTTCGACAGTGGAAAGCTACTGATAACGGGAAGCTTTAGCGACTCATTTCACCAGTTGGCTGTAAACGTGACGCTGGCGGACGGCGTCATAGCCAACTGTACGGGGAATTTATTAAGAGCGCCGGATAACGTGTGTTTCGAATCGAAGACCTATCTGACGGAAATAATCGGCCTGAAAATGAGCGAGCTGAATAAGAAGGCGATAGCGAAAGCGCTTGGCGGCTCGCAGGGCTGTATCCATTTAATTGATATTTTCAGCGAAATGGTCCGGTCATTCGGCTTTTTCACAGCTATTGCCGGAGAATAG